A genomic region of Burkholderia humptydooensis contains the following coding sequences:
- the folE2 gene encoding GTP cyclohydrolase FolE2 — protein sequence MNLMNPEFVMPDVQSTVDTRQMPIQRVGVRAVRHPLTVRTAEGETQATVGTWNLDVHLPADQKGTHMSRFVALLEESDGPLTADAFRAMLATMLEKLEAQAGRIEVSFPYFVNKTAPVSGVRSLLDYEVTLTGDVRDGLTRVFAKVLVPVTSLCPCSKKISQYGAHNQRSHVTIDAELAADVPVEDLIRIAEEEASCELWGLLKRPDEKFVTERAYENPKFVEDLVRDVARRLDADERIVAYVLEAENFESIHNHSAYALIERDKRRGA from the coding sequence ATGAACCTGATGAATCCCGAATTCGTGATGCCCGACGTGCAAAGCACGGTCGATACCCGGCAGATGCCGATCCAGCGCGTCGGCGTGCGCGCGGTCCGCCATCCGCTGACGGTGCGCACCGCCGAGGGCGAGACGCAGGCTACCGTCGGCACCTGGAATCTCGACGTGCATCTGCCGGCCGATCAGAAGGGCACGCATATGTCGCGCTTTGTCGCGCTGCTCGAGGAAAGCGACGGGCCGCTGACGGCCGACGCGTTCCGCGCGATGCTCGCGACGATGCTCGAAAAGCTCGAGGCGCAGGCGGGACGCATCGAGGTGTCGTTTCCGTACTTCGTGAACAAGACGGCGCCCGTGTCGGGCGTGCGCAGCCTGCTCGATTACGAGGTGACGCTGACGGGCGACGTGCGCGACGGGCTCACGCGCGTATTCGCGAAGGTGCTCGTGCCGGTGACGAGCCTTTGCCCGTGCTCGAAGAAGATCTCCCAGTACGGTGCGCACAACCAGCGCTCGCACGTGACGATCGACGCGGAGCTCGCGGCCGACGTGCCGGTCGAGGATCTGATTCGTATTGCGGAGGAAGAGGCGTCGTGCGAGCTGTGGGGCCTCCTCAAGCGTCCCGACGAGAAGTTCGTCACCGAGCGCGCGTACGAAAATCCGAAGTTCGTCGAGGATCTGGTGCGCGACGTCGCGCGGCGGCTCGACGCCGATGAGCGGATCGTCGCGTATGTGCTCGAGGCGGAGAACTTCGAGTCGATCCACAATCACAGCGCGTATGCGCTGATCGAGCGCGACAAGCGGCGAGGCGCGTGA
- the dxs gene encoding 1-deoxy-D-xylulose-5-phosphate synthase: protein MYDLLKTIDDPADLRRLDRRQLQPLADELRAFVLDSVSKTGGHLSSNLGTVELTIALHYVFDTPDDRIVWDVGHQTYPHKILTGRRDGMKTLRQLGGISGFPRRSESEYDTFGTAHSSTSISAALGMAIGSKLNGDDRFSIAVIGDGAMTAGMAFEAMNNAGVSEDAKLLVILNDNDMSISPPVGALNRHLARLMSGRFYAAARAGVERVLSVAPPVLELARKLEEHAKGMVVPATLFEEFGFNYIGPIDGHDLDSLIPTLQNIKELRGPQFLHVVTKKGQGYKLAEADPVLYHGPGKFNPAEGIKPSTTPAKKTYTQVFGEWLCDAAELDARVVGITPAMREGSGMVEFEKRFPERYYDVGIAEQHAVTFAGGLATEGLKPVVAIYSTFLQRAYDQLIHDVALQNLPVVFAIDRAGLVGADGATHAGAYDLAFLRCIPNMTVMAASDENECRQMLYTALQQPNPTAVRYPRGAGTGVATVKAFTELPLGKGEVRRRTSQPDGKRIAILAFGTMVAPSIAAAEALDATVANMRFVKPIDAELVRELAQTHDYLVTVEEGCVMGGAGSACVEAMMESGVVRPVLQLGLPDRFVDHGDPAKLLSMCGLDSDGIANSIRERFLNHTASVASPAKRVA, encoded by the coding sequence ATGTACGACTTGCTGAAAACCATCGACGACCCGGCGGACCTGCGCCGTCTCGATCGTCGCCAACTGCAGCCGCTCGCCGACGAGCTGCGCGCGTTCGTCCTCGACAGCGTGTCGAAGACGGGCGGCCATTTGTCGTCCAATCTCGGCACGGTCGAGCTGACGATTGCGCTGCATTACGTGTTCGATACGCCGGATGACCGGATCGTGTGGGACGTCGGTCACCAGACCTATCCGCACAAGATCCTGACGGGCCGCCGCGACGGGATGAAGACGCTGCGCCAGCTCGGCGGCATCTCGGGTTTTCCGCGCCGTTCGGAATCCGAATACGACACGTTCGGCACCGCGCACTCGAGCACGTCGATCTCGGCCGCGCTCGGGATGGCGATCGGCAGCAAGCTGAACGGCGACGACCGCTTCTCGATCGCGGTGATCGGCGACGGCGCGATGACGGCCGGCATGGCGTTCGAGGCGATGAACAACGCGGGCGTGTCCGAGGATGCGAAGCTCCTCGTGATCCTGAACGACAACGACATGTCGATCTCGCCGCCCGTCGGCGCGCTGAACCGCCATCTCGCGCGGCTGATGTCGGGCCGCTTCTATGCGGCCGCGCGCGCGGGCGTCGAGCGCGTGCTGAGCGTCGCGCCGCCCGTGCTCGAGCTCGCGCGCAAGCTCGAGGAGCATGCGAAGGGCATGGTCGTGCCGGCCACCCTCTTCGAGGAATTCGGCTTCAACTACATCGGGCCGATCGACGGCCACGATCTCGATTCGCTGATCCCGACGCTGCAGAACATCAAGGAGCTGCGCGGGCCGCAGTTCCTGCACGTCGTGACGAAGAAGGGCCAGGGCTACAAGCTCGCCGAGGCCGATCCGGTGCTCTATCACGGGCCCGGCAAGTTCAACCCGGCGGAAGGCATCAAGCCGTCGACGACGCCCGCGAAGAAGACCTACACGCAGGTGTTCGGCGAATGGCTGTGCGACGCGGCGGAACTCGATGCGCGCGTGGTCGGCATCACGCCCGCGATGCGCGAAGGCTCGGGCATGGTCGAGTTCGAGAAGCGCTTCCCGGAGCGCTACTACGACGTCGGCATCGCCGAGCAGCACGCGGTGACGTTCGCGGGCGGCCTCGCGACGGAGGGACTCAAGCCCGTGGTCGCGATCTATTCGACGTTCCTGCAGCGCGCCTATGATCAGTTGATTCACGATGTCGCGCTGCAGAACCTGCCCGTCGTGTTCGCGATCGACCGCGCGGGCCTCGTCGGCGCGGACGGCGCGACGCACGCCGGCGCATACGATCTCGCGTTCCTGCGCTGCATCCCGAACATGACGGTGATGGCCGCGTCGGACGAGAACGAGTGCCGCCAGATGCTGTACACCGCGCTGCAACAGCCGAACCCGACCGCGGTTCGCTATCCGCGTGGCGCGGGCACGGGCGTTGCAACCGTCAAGGCGTTCACGGAGCTTCCGCTCGGCAAGGGCGAAGTGCGCCGTCGCACGTCGCAGCCGGACGGCAAGCGCATCGCGATTCTCGCGTTCGGCACGATGGTCGCGCCGTCGATCGCGGCGGCCGAGGCGCTCGACGCGACCGTCGCGAACATGCGCTTCGTGAAGCCGATCGACGCCGAGCTCGTGCGGGAGCTCGCGCAGACGCACGACTACCTCGTCACCGTCGAGGAAGGCTGCGTGATGGGCGGCGCGGGCTCCGCGTGCGTCGAGGCGATGATGGAAAGCGGCGTGGTCCGTCCGGTGCTGCAGCTCGGCCTGCCGGACCGCTTCGTCGATCACGGCGATCCGGCGAAGCTGTTGTCGATGTGCGGCCTCGACAGCGACGGCATCGCGAACTCGATTCGCGAACGCTTCCTGAACCATACGGCGAGCGTCGCGAGTCCGGCGAAGCGCGTCGCATAA
- a CDS encoding polyprenyl synthetase family protein, protein MTFDQWMRSVLERVETALGHYLPAETVAPAQLHEAMRYAVLGGGKRVRPLLCHAAGELTGASEAALNAASSALEMIHVYSLVHDDMPCMDDDALRRGKPTVHVKYDEPTALLVGDALQSQAFVALTDAAALPADRQAALVCELALASGSIGMAGGQAIDLASVGVALTRDALETMHRMKTGALLRASVRMGALAGETPSGDAMRALDAYAAAVGLAFQVVDDILDVTTDSATLGKTAGKDAANDKPTYVSIIGLDASRALAAQLRADAHAALEPFGARAQRLAELADLVVNRVS, encoded by the coding sequence ATGACATTCGACCAATGGATGCGCTCGGTGCTCGAGCGTGTCGAGACGGCCCTCGGCCATTATTTGCCGGCTGAGACTGTGGCGCCCGCGCAACTGCACGAAGCGATGCGCTATGCGGTGCTCGGGGGCGGCAAACGGGTGCGTCCGCTGCTGTGCCATGCGGCGGGCGAGCTCACGGGTGCGTCGGAGGCGGCGTTGAACGCCGCGTCGTCGGCGCTCGAGATGATTCACGTGTATTCGCTCGTGCACGACGACATGCCGTGCATGGACGACGACGCGCTGCGTCGCGGCAAGCCGACTGTCCACGTCAAGTACGACGAGCCGACCGCGCTCCTCGTCGGCGATGCGCTGCAGTCGCAGGCCTTCGTCGCGCTGACCGACGCCGCCGCGCTGCCGGCTGACCGGCAGGCCGCGCTCGTGTGCGAGCTCGCGCTCGCGAGCGGCTCGATCGGCATGGCGGGCGGCCAGGCGATCGATCTCGCGAGCGTCGGCGTGGCGCTCACGCGCGACGCGCTGGAGACGATGCACCGGATGAAGACGGGCGCGCTGTTGCGCGCGTCGGTGCGCATGGGCGCGCTCGCGGGCGAGACGCCGTCCGGCGACGCGATGCGCGCGCTCGACGCCTATGCGGCGGCCGTCGGCCTCGCGTTCCAGGTGGTGGACGACATTCTCGACGTCACCACCGATTCCGCGACGCTCGGCAAGACGGCCGGCAAGGACGCGGCGAACGACAAGCCGACCTACGTGTCGATCATCGGCCTCGACGCGTCGCGTGCGCTTGCCGCGCAACTGCGCGCCGATGCGCACGCCGCGCTCGAGCCGTTCGGCGCGCGCGCGCAGCGCCTGGCCGAACTGGCGGACCTGGTGGTGAACCGGGTTAGCTGA
- a CDS encoding exodeoxyribonuclease VII small subunit, whose product MAKTATPGASASDPGSGPLPENYEMALAELEALVARMEGGTLSLEDSLAAYRRGAALVAFCQQQLEKAEQQVRVLDGAALKPLSAGTAAADGEDDDL is encoded by the coding sequence ATGGCGAAAACCGCAACCCCAGGCGCGTCCGCGTCCGACCCCGGTTCCGGCCCGCTGCCGGAAAACTACGAGATGGCGCTCGCGGAACTGGAGGCGCTCGTCGCCCGAATGGAGGGCGGGACGCTGAGCCTCGAGGATTCGCTTGCGGCGTACCGTCGCGGCGCGGCGCTCGTTGCATTTTGCCAACAACAATTGGAAAAAGCGGAGCAGCAGGTGCGCGTGCTCGACGGCGCCGCGCTCAAGCCGCTTTCCGCAGGAACGGCCGCCGCGGACGGCGAAGACGACGATCTATGA